One Natrinema marinum genomic window carries:
- a CDS encoding serine/threonine protein kinase, with amino-acid sequence MSEPTVGDELAGRYEIREQLGRGGFGVVWGADDAETGRPVALKHPNYNGNAPDDLVDKYFERETDVLEDIREAGGHPNIMGYHGTERGFGMPVLVVESIDGEELGTVVRNDDPITDDEKVREIGIGICDALSFLHDHDLIYRDLKPDNVMITGSGTPKIIDFTTAKGFVPERGGAEFTTGEAASSAAGESNADSTVPGEFKPPELNQGSEQRQGPWSDVYSIGKILCFLKVGWVPDADGVAPSDFGIETAPYMDEIIERSTRHDTVDRYPNASVLKRSLEERDATMPTQASVRWLGRDERWTISPGDTIGRKTADGPRPSIMLADDRHKALSAVHCRFDTDEAGNWRVIDTSLNGTYISKHDEREWNLLLSETGQERQRRRGESVPDDLEAASALEPGDTIALVSPSYPERFYFQFDHQPAE; translated from the coding sequence ATGTCAGAGCCAACAGTCGGGGACGAACTCGCCGGCCGGTACGAGATCCGCGAACAGCTCGGGCGAGGCGGGTTCGGCGTCGTCTGGGGCGCCGACGACGCCGAAACGGGTCGCCCGGTCGCACTGAAACACCCCAACTACAACGGCAACGCGCCGGACGACCTCGTCGACAAGTACTTCGAGCGAGAGACGGACGTGCTGGAGGACATCCGCGAGGCGGGCGGGCACCCGAACATCATGGGATACCACGGGACCGAACGCGGGTTCGGGATGCCGGTGCTCGTCGTCGAGTCGATCGACGGCGAGGAACTGGGTACCGTCGTCCGAAACGACGATCCGATCACCGACGACGAGAAGGTCCGCGAGATCGGCATCGGGATCTGCGACGCGCTATCCTTCCTCCACGATCACGACCTCATCTACCGCGACCTAAAGCCCGACAACGTCATGATCACCGGCTCCGGAACGCCGAAGATCATCGACTTTACCACTGCCAAGGGCTTCGTCCCCGAACGAGGCGGCGCCGAGTTCACGACGGGCGAGGCCGCGAGTTCCGCGGCCGGAGAATCGAACGCCGACTCGACCGTGCCAGGTGAGTTCAAACCGCCGGAGCTGAATCAAGGCTCGGAACAGCGCCAGGGCCCCTGGAGCGACGTTTACTCGATCGGGAAGATCCTCTGCTTTCTCAAGGTCGGCTGGGTGCCCGACGCCGACGGCGTCGCGCCTTCGGACTTCGGTATCGAGACGGCACCGTACATGGACGAGATCATCGAGCGCTCGACCCGCCACGACACCGTCGACCGCTATCCCAACGCGTCCGTGCTCAAGCGGTCCCTCGAGGAGCGCGACGCGACGATGCCGACGCAGGCGTCGGTCCGCTGGCTCGGCCGCGACGAGCGATGGACGATCAGCCCGGGCGACACCATCGGCCGAAAGACGGCGGACGGACCGCGGCCCTCGATCATGCTCGCGGACGACCGCCACAAGGCGCTGTCCGCCGTCCACTGTCGGTTCGACACCGACGAGGCCGGCAACTGGCGCGTGATCGACACCAGCCTCAACGGCACCTACATCAGCAAACACGACGAGCGGGAGTGGAACCTCCTGCTCTCGGAAACCGGACAGGAACGTCAGCGACGCCGCGGCGAGTCGGTCCCCGACGACCTCGAGGCCGCGAGCGCCCTCGAGCCGGGCGACACTATCGCCCTGGTCAGTCCCTCGTATCCGGAACGGTTCTACTTCCAGTTCGACCACCAACCCGCGGAATGA
- a CDS encoding protein phosphatase 2C domain-containing protein — protein sequence MTMEYASTIDIGARKQRRDGINEDAIATAVFENHHRQTDRPVGIFVLGDGVGGEACGDVAAFLATTVVRKRLTDELLGPGTDLPEAFEIDSYEPTPPTVDTADGSAGSISEERIRAAIQDGIDAAQQHVQEFARTIGGRPATTLVVGVYVDGILHYGWVGDSRIYVINERHEETRQLTRDHAVTNDLLERGEIDDEVYARIHPDATAITNAVGGSAHGQPSVDVEFGTAEIYRDDIVLFTSDGLIDAFPDNRSLRQAYQQASDVDAVREEIRESLVTEDEIREIVLEAEDLHDAVERLVSFANERGGKDNLSITLARDPGTTPSPDTPPFRGEIDSRELTDRETVIEPAGSDDGTDATAEPDSANTERESDGTVDSDSDGSSAAPREGGTAKVVSAGEGEPPSAAVTIAGDETIFEVVDGVTIGRTTDDREHTPNIGLVVDEDDPVESNHARLEFDDGDWHVRDISAVGTFVEETDGQWAVLLSSEGAALHREHGFDPTAAAEGELSETSRLRDGTAFTLEDPRKENPITFRFFSSVDHARNRTRWSDSTGGRPFSGFRT from the coding sequence ATGACCATGGAATACGCGAGCACCATCGACATCGGCGCGCGAAAGCAACGACGCGACGGAATCAACGAAGACGCGATCGCGACGGCGGTCTTCGAGAACCACCACCGGCAGACGGATCGGCCGGTCGGGATCTTCGTTCTCGGCGACGGCGTCGGTGGCGAGGCCTGCGGCGACGTAGCTGCCTTCCTGGCGACGACCGTGGTCAGAAAGCGACTCACGGACGAACTCCTCGGCCCCGGCACCGATCTCCCGGAGGCGTTCGAGATCGACTCCTACGAGCCGACGCCGCCGACGGTCGACACCGCCGACGGATCGGCCGGCTCCATCTCCGAGGAGCGGATTCGGGCCGCGATTCAGGACGGGATCGACGCCGCACAGCAACACGTCCAGGAGTTCGCCCGCACCATCGGCGGCCGCCCGGCGACGACGCTCGTCGTCGGCGTCTACGTCGACGGGATACTCCACTACGGCTGGGTCGGCGACAGCCGGATTTACGTCATCAACGAGCGCCACGAGGAGACGCGACAACTCACGCGAGACCACGCCGTCACGAACGACCTGCTCGAGCGCGGCGAGATCGACGACGAGGTGTACGCCCGCATCCACCCCGACGCGACGGCGATCACGAACGCCGTCGGCGGCTCGGCACACGGCCAGCCGAGCGTCGACGTCGAGTTCGGCACTGCGGAGATCTACCGCGACGACATCGTCCTGTTCACCAGCGACGGGCTGATCGACGCGTTCCCGGACAACCGCTCCCTTCGGCAGGCTTACCAGCAGGCGTCCGACGTGGACGCCGTCCGCGAGGAGATCCGCGAGTCGCTCGTCACCGAAGACGAGATCCGGGAGATCGTCCTCGAGGCCGAAGACCTCCACGACGCCGTCGAACGGCTCGTCTCCTTTGCCAACGAGCGCGGCGGCAAGGACAACCTCTCGATCACGCTCGCGCGGGATCCGGGGACGACGCCCTCGCCGGACACGCCGCCGTTCAGAGGCGAGATCGACTCCCGCGAGCTGACCGACCGCGAGACGGTCATCGAGCCGGCCGGGAGCGACGATGGCACAGACGCGACTGCGGAGCCGGACTCGGCTAACACAGAACGCGAGTCGGACGGGACGGTGGACTCGGACTCCGACGGGTCGAGCGCCGCGCCGAGGGAGGGCGGCACCGCGAAAGTGGTCTCGGCCGGCGAGGGCGAGCCGCCATCGGCGGCGGTCACGATTGCAGGCGACGAGACCATCTTCGAGGTCGTCGACGGCGTCACCATCGGCCGGACGACGGACGACCGCGAGCACACTCCCAACATCGGCCTCGTCGTCGACGAGGACGATCCCGTCGAGTCGAACCACGCCCGTCTCGAGTTCGACGACGGCGACTGGCACGTTCGCGACATCAGCGCCGTCGGCACGTTCGTCGAGGAGACCGACGGGCAGTGGGCGGTGCTCCTCTCGAGCGAAGGGGCGGCGCTGCACCGAGAGCACGGGTTCGATCCGACCGCCGCCGCGGAGGGCGAGCTGTCGGAGACGTCGCGACTGCGGGACGGGACGGCGTTCACGCTCGAGGACCCCCGGAAGGAGAACCCGATCACGTTCCGCTTCTTCTCGTCGGTCGACCACGCCCGGAACCGGACGCGCTGGAGCGATTCGACCGGCGGACGACCCTTCAGCGGGTTCCGGACGTAA
- a CDS encoding vWA domain-containing protein, protein MTTDLSVELNRPYVPANGGGISCELTIEPDETQRDEPAERHIALCIDSSGSMSYKKMDQVRDATNLVFGLLNDQDYLSIVTFDTEVDVIMEATRWGDIERSEAEAKLDDIETRGGTDIYAGLEEARKSLRGLDEGEGIAKRILLLSDGRDIRLEEPDFEPLAKATADGGTSIYSAGIGSNYDKGIIRTLGEHSQGQWAHVENPTDIRSFFGDVVQEASTVVANNPELVIDLAEGCEVGDVYRRLPQVQEVDVEYAGSRAVIGLPDLLDREKQQLVLTMDAPAGELETTAAIADVELQAGSSSATTDISVSYTDDESKLATQNEDVTLTYHETDLRTRIAHAEEDDLDDVKDLIDETEVITGETEITDALRENVTRIEEGDEEEVREIQEDTTVVYDAGRFD, encoded by the coding sequence ATGACGACCGACCTCTCAGTCGAACTCAATCGGCCGTACGTACCAGCGAACGGTGGCGGAATTAGCTGCGAGCTGACGATCGAACCGGACGAGACGCAACGCGACGAGCCAGCCGAGCGACACATCGCGCTCTGTATCGACAGCAGTGGCTCGATGTCCTACAAGAAGATGGACCAGGTCCGGGACGCGACAAATCTCGTCTTCGGGCTGCTGAACGACCAGGACTATCTGAGCATCGTCACGTTCGACACCGAAGTCGACGTCATCATGGAAGCGACCCGCTGGGGCGACATCGAGCGAAGCGAGGCCGAAGCGAAGCTCGACGACATCGAAACCCGAGGCGGGACCGACATCTACGCCGGCCTCGAGGAAGCCCGGAAGTCGCTGCGCGGCTTAGACGAAGGCGAGGGGATCGCAAAGCGCATCCTGCTGCTCTCGGACGGCCGCGACATCCGCCTCGAGGAGCCGGATTTCGAGCCGCTCGCGAAGGCGACCGCCGACGGCGGCACCTCCATCTACTCCGCCGGCATCGGCTCGAACTACGACAAAGGGATCATCCGCACACTCGGCGAACACTCGCAGGGCCAGTGGGCCCACGTCGAGAACCCGACGGACATCCGGTCGTTCTTCGGGGATGTCGTCCAAGAGGCGTCGACGGTCGTCGCGAACAACCCCGAACTGGTGATCGACCTGGCGGAGGGCTGTGAAGTCGGCGACGTCTACCGCCGGCTCCCGCAGGTCCAAGAGGTCGACGTCGAGTACGCGGGCAGCCGCGCGGTCATCGGACTCCCGGACCTGCTCGACCGCGAGAAACAGCAACTCGTCCTGACGATGGACGCTCCGGCGGGCGAACTCGAGACGACGGCGGCGATCGCGGACGTGGAACTGCAGGCCGGTTCGTCCTCTGCGACGACCGACATCTCGGTGAGTTACACCGACGACGAGTCGAAGCTGGCGACCCAAAACGAGGACGTTACCCTCACTTACCACGAGACCGACCTCCGGACGCGCATCGCCCACGCCGAAGAGGACGACCTCGACGATGTCAAGGACCTGATCGACGAGACCGAAGTCATCACCGGCGAGACGGAGATCACGGACGCGCTCCGGGAGAACGTGACCCGGATCGAGGAGGGTGACGAGGAAGAGGTCCGCGAGATTCAAGAAGACACCACGGTCGTCTACGACGCCGGTCGGTTCGACTGA
- a CDS encoding MaoC family dehydratase — protein MTQPIEGETRTFERTFTVEDVRRFAELSGDDQARHTEPDEDGRVMVQGLLTATLPTKLGSDNEVLASTMEFNFHRPVYTGEPITCRSTFDTVVERDDRYEFTSDVVCENGDGETVLTSSTDGIIWKDE, from the coding sequence ATGACGCAGCCAATCGAAGGCGAGACGAGAACGTTCGAGCGAACGTTCACGGTCGAAGACGTACGGCGGTTCGCGGAACTCTCCGGCGACGACCAAGCCCGGCACACCGAGCCGGACGAGGACGGCCGAGTGATGGTACAAGGGTTGCTGACCGCGACGCTGCCGACGAAGCTGGGAAGCGATAACGAAGTGCTGGCCAGTACGATGGAGTTCAACTTCCATCGGCCGGTCTACACCGGCGAACCGATCACGTGCCGATCGACGTTCGACACGGTCGTCGAGCGTGACGACCGCTACGAGTTCACGTCGGACGTCGTCTGCGAGAACGGGGACGGAGAGACCGTGTTGACCTCGTCGACCGACGGGATCATCTGGAAAGACGAGTAG
- a CDS encoding MBL fold metallo-hydrolase, which translates to MEVEFLGGAGEIGRSAICIDDELLLDFGMDSGNPPAFPVGNVDPEAVVVSHGHLDHVGSIPSLLSGDARPSIHWTRPTYDLTMVLARDTLKLHGGSYDCPFTEAELARVAEVSTTHGYREPFEAAGYEVTFFDAGHVPGSAHVLVDDGDTRLLYTGDFHTEEQRLLAGTTARPEADAVICESTYSDVTRPPREEIEREFAESLRTTIWEGGTVVVPAFGIGRTQEVLCICEEHDLECYVDGMGKRVTELFLREGNRDYLRDPDLLRRAKGNARFVDGRDGQRKRIAEQNTVIVTTSGMLHGGPAMTYVPAIRSHPTNKIAMTGYQVEGTPGRDLLETGSAEIDGRMLPVSAQVEQYDFSAHADRDGLRSFLAAYDDERILVNHGDRCPAFAAELQEDGYDAAAPELGERLVV; encoded by the coding sequence ATGGAGGTCGAGTTTCTGGGCGGAGCGGGCGAGATCGGTCGGAGCGCGATCTGTATCGACGACGAGCTCTTGCTCGATTTCGGCATGGATTCCGGAAACCCGCCCGCGTTTCCCGTCGGCAATGTCGACCCCGAGGCCGTCGTCGTCAGTCACGGCCACCTCGATCACGTCGGCTCGATCCCGTCGCTGCTGTCGGGCGACGCGCGGCCGTCGATCCACTGGACGCGACCGACCTACGACCTCACGATGGTGCTTGCCCGCGACACGCTGAAACTCCACGGCGGGAGCTACGACTGCCCGTTCACCGAGGCGGAACTCGCTCGCGTCGCGGAAGTCTCGACGACCCACGGCTACCGCGAGCCCTTCGAGGCCGCCGGCTACGAGGTTACCTTCTTCGACGCCGGCCACGTCCCCGGCAGCGCCCACGTTCTCGTGGACGACGGCGACACCCGACTACTCTACACTGGGGACTTTCACACCGAAGAACAGCGGCTGCTCGCCGGTACGACGGCGCGGCCCGAGGCCGACGCCGTCATCTGCGAGAGCACGTACTCGGATGTGACGCGCCCGCCGCGCGAGGAAATCGAACGCGAGTTCGCCGAGAGTCTCCGGACCACGATCTGGGAGGGCGGCACCGTTGTCGTCCCCGCCTTCGGGATCGGCCGCACGCAGGAAGTGCTGTGCATCTGTGAGGAGCACGACCTCGAGTGCTACGTCGACGGGATGGGCAAACGCGTCACGGAGCTCTTCTTGCGGGAGGGAAACCGCGACTACCTGCGCGACCCCGACTTGCTGCGCCGAGCGAAGGGCAACGCCCGTTTCGTCGACGGCCGTGACGGCCAGCGCAAGCGCATCGCCGAGCAAAACACCGTGATCGTCACCACAAGCGGAATGCTCCACGGCGGCCCCGCGATGACGTACGTGCCCGCGATCCGCTCGCATCCGACGAACAAGATCGCCATGACCGGCTACCAGGTCGAGGGCACGCCCGGACGGGACCTGCTCGAGACCGGCAGCGCCGAGATCGACGGCCGGATGCTGCCCGTCAGCGCACAGGTCGAGCAGTACGACTTTTCCGCACACGCGGATCGAGACGGGCTGCGTTCGTTCCTCGCGGCCTACGACGACGAGCGGATACTCGTCAATCACGGCGATCGCTGCCCGGCGTTCGCGGCGGAATTACAAGAGGACGGATACGACGCCGCCGCGCCCGAACTGGGGGAGCGACTCGTCGTCTGA
- a CDS encoding zinc ribbon domain-containing protein, whose protein sequence is MRLPNGSGTDHATLALLELVAVPVAVLATVLTLVLADVGFAAFRTAVTAAGGGDAVAELGTAVLAFGTLLVLVVGAGSLVAGYRRYVDDRFDVVSPLPLLLVPAVGIVCPIGYAVWDTGALRLSSPLFLLVAVAAHAFAYRTIALVSLREDRGRTSLVVGSLTGLPAVVALVALANATLGPDRPIGRTLETVVAGPESQIVRTAVIAVPLLVTALYGVEALLGTQSRWERPNWSLPRPRLSRLAHRLRNRTESSGRRPAGAASGRASSESGRSSRGTARQTPRNPSNAVVPSSPGSGATRRSRSSDDRDGDAGASADDSTAASSATDDRSADDSDATARDDGSPSEGNDDAAGTAGAAETAGAVADSSTDDTGTGSDTQIFTADFDQYGADETPVDRCPDCEKEIPSDGVYNFCPFCGGEL, encoded by the coding sequence ATGCGCCTCCCGAACGGATCTGGCACCGACCACGCAACGCTCGCGCTTTTGGAGCTGGTCGCGGTTCCCGTCGCGGTGCTGGCGACGGTGCTCACTCTGGTGCTCGCCGATGTCGGCTTCGCCGCCTTCCGGACGGCGGTCACGGCTGCGGGTGGCGGTGACGCGGTCGCGGAACTCGGGACGGCCGTCCTCGCGTTCGGAACGCTACTGGTACTCGTGGTCGGTGCCGGGTCCCTCGTCGCCGGCTATCGTCGCTACGTCGACGATCGCTTCGACGTGGTCAGTCCGCTGCCCCTGTTGCTCGTTCCCGCCGTCGGTATCGTCTGTCCGATCGGGTACGCCGTCTGGGACACCGGCGCGCTACGGCTGTCGTCGCCGCTCTTTCTTCTCGTTGCGGTCGCCGCACACGCGTTCGCGTACCGAACGATCGCGCTCGTCTCGCTTCGCGAGGATCGCGGCCGAACGAGTCTAGTGGTCGGCTCCCTCACGGGGCTCCCCGCCGTCGTCGCGCTCGTCGCGCTCGCCAACGCAACGCTCGGCCCCGATCGGCCGATCGGCCGGACGCTCGAGACGGTCGTTGCCGGACCGGAGTCCCAGATCGTCCGAACCGCCGTGATTGCCGTTCCGCTGCTCGTCACGGCGCTCTACGGCGTTGAAGCCCTTCTCGGGACGCAGTCGCGGTGGGAGCGGCCCAACTGGTCGCTTCCGCGACCCCGGCTGTCGCGGCTCGCTCACCGGCTTCGGAACCGAACGGAGTCGTCCGGCCGACGGCCCGCCGGCGCGGCGAGCGGCCGCGCGTCGTCGGAGTCCGGCCGCTCATCTCGCGGCACGGCCCGGCAGACACCTCGCAACCCGTCGAACGCGGTCGTCCCGTCCAGCCCGGGATCGGGGGCTACGCGTCGCAGTCGCTCGAGTGACGACCGCGACGGCGACGCGGGAGCCTCCGCTGACGACAGCACCGCGGCGTCGTCGGCTACCGACGATCGAAGCGCGGACGATTCGGACGCGACGGCGCGAGACGACGGATCTCCGAGCGAGGGGAACGACGACGCCGCGGGGACCGCTGGGGCCGCCGAGACCGCCGGTGCCGTCGCTGACTCGAGCACCGACGACACCGGGACCGGCTCCGATACGCAGATCTTCACCGCCGACTTCGATCAGTACGGCGCCGACGAAACGCCCGTCGATCGGTGTCCCGACTGCGAGAAAGAGATCCCCTCCGACGGGGTCTACAACTTCTGTCCGTTCTGCGGCGGCGAGCTCTGA
- a CDS encoding serine/threonine-protein kinase, which produces MSGELRPGSVVDDRFRLEERLGAGGLGTVWRAIDREREQPIALKCETDGAHDREQIRAHFRGELQWFRRFEGGPVPGSLVHFLDGSVGGETAYIATELIDGGSVAERFDRGDTEPSLEAVRAIGGPVCRALAFLHRNGVAHLDLKPSNVLVRRSGQPAVIDLNAAVSTETEPDVRFGEDPFKAPELTRTNGRASPIGPRSDVYALGVLIAFLLTGTAAAETPTSTARTGAALRSAGADPPSAIVDAIRRATAPDPRDRFDDAAELSDALVPGLEVPARSARLVHEPSGRTVRVRPGDTFGRWAADSRIPTVVLPDDERFLDPEHAVLEHDGVAWHLRDRSLNGTAVRRDAGWEFLLSRDGRKQRQSADAPLPRPDPPTSTRLSDGDRIAPVSPDYGCRITFRTEA; this is translated from the coding sequence ATGTCAGGTGAACTCCGTCCCGGATCCGTCGTCGACGATCGGTTTCGACTCGAGGAGCGCCTCGGCGCCGGCGGGCTCGGAACGGTCTGGCGGGCGATCGACCGCGAACGAGAGCAGCCGATCGCACTCAAGTGTGAGACCGACGGCGCTCACGATCGAGAACAGATCCGAGCACACTTTCGGGGGGAACTGCAGTGGTTCCGCCGGTTCGAAGGCGGGCCGGTTCCGGGCTCGCTCGTCCACTTTCTCGACGGATCGGTCGGCGGTGAGACGGCGTACATCGCCACGGAGCTGATCGACGGCGGCTCGGTCGCCGAACGCTTCGACCGCGGAGACACGGAGCCGTCGCTCGAGGCCGTCCGCGCGATCGGCGGCCCCGTCTGCAGGGCGCTCGCGTTCCTCCACCGCAACGGCGTCGCCCACCTCGATCTGAAGCCGAGTAACGTGCTCGTTCGTCGCTCCGGGCAGCCGGCCGTGATCGATCTGAACGCCGCGGTGTCGACCGAGACGGAGCCGGACGTGCGCTTCGGGGAGGACCCGTTCAAGGCGCCCGAACTGACGCGGACGAACGGCCGCGCGTCGCCGATCGGACCGCGGTCCGACGTGTACGCGCTCGGCGTGCTGATCGCGTTTCTGTTGACCGGAACGGCCGCGGCGGAGACGCCCACGTCGACGGCGCGGACGGGTGCCGCGTTGCGATCGGCCGGCGCGGACCCGCCGTCCGCCATCGTCGACGCGATCCGGCGGGCGACCGCACCGGACCCTCGCGATCGGTTCGACGACGCGGCCGAACTGTCCGACGCCCTCGTTCCCGGTCTCGAGGTGCCGGCGCGGTCTGCCCGCCTCGTCCACGAGCCGTCCGGACGGACGGTTCGCGTTCGCCCCGGAGACACCTTCGGTCGCTGGGCCGCGGACAGCCGGATTCCGACGGTCGTGCTCCCCGACGACGAGCGGTTCCTCGATCCGGAACACGCCGTCCTCGAACACGACGGCGTCGCCTGGCACCTGCGAGATCGGAGCCTCAACGGCACCGCCGTCCGCCGGGACGCCGGCTGGGAGTTCCTGCTCTCTCGAGACGGTCGCAAGCAGCGCCAGAGCGCCGACGCGCCGCTTCCCCGGCCCGATCCGCCGACATCGACCCGGCTCTCCGACGGCGATCGAATCGCTCCCGTCAGTCCCGACTACGGCTGTCGGATAACGTTTCGAACCGAGGCGTAA
- a CDS encoding SHOCT domain-containing protein, protein MGRLSFVLLRAVGALLLTLVVLSVVATIVSIALSVIAAVLSLVVTLTVLGVFTLALVGAVSLLRRGSSAGSETNDRPQSEPRGDAEARLRSQYVAGELDDVEFERELERVLGPDERTGRDRASRPFGRERGTEHRRHRSR, encoded by the coding sequence ATGGGACGCCTCAGTTTCGTCCTGTTGCGAGCGGTCGGCGCGCTCCTCCTGACACTCGTCGTGTTGAGCGTTGTCGCGACGATCGTCAGCATCGCGCTGTCCGTGATCGCCGCCGTCCTCTCGCTCGTCGTGACGCTCACCGTTCTGGGCGTATTCACGCTGGCGCTCGTCGGAGCCGTCTCGCTGCTCCGTCGCGGCTCGAGCGCCGGTAGCGAGACGAACGACCGACCGCAGTCGGAGCCACGCGGGGATGCCGAAGCGCGACTCCGCTCGCAATACGTCGCCGGTGAACTCGACGATGTGGAGTTCGAACGGGAACTCGAGCGCGTCCTCGGCCCCGACGAGCGGACCGGCCGAGATCGAGCGAGCCGGCCGTTCGGCCGGGAACGCGGCACCGAACACCGTCGCCACCGGAGCCGGTAG
- a CDS encoding LLM class oxidoreductase has protein sequence MADGHENAGYRRLFSGDGMTFGTGFPLTGANRSTPSIEDELRLAAHAESVGFDGLWTRDVPTYWPKFGDAGQTFDTWPWLSHVAAHTDEVALGTASVVLTLRHPLHVAKSAATVDRLSDGRLVLGVASGDRDPEYPAFDVEHDERGALFRESVEAMRTVWCEDFPELEGRWGSLEGDLDVVPKPTAETIPLLPTGHARQSREWIAEHGDGWLFYHLPERTLEDYVADWRADAGEKPYAMAVRVELADDPEDEPEPLHLGYRAGLEWFREYFRDLEALGVDHVIVGLQSDEPKQALSTFADELIDGP, from the coding sequence ATGGCCGACGGACACGAGAACGCCGGATATCGGCGGTTGTTTTCGGGCGACGGGATGACGTTCGGCACCGGTTTTCCGCTGACGGGGGCCAACCGATCGACGCCGTCGATCGAGGACGAGCTCCGACTCGCAGCGCACGCCGAATCGGTCGGCTTCGACGGCCTCTGGACGCGGGACGTGCCGACCTACTGGCCGAAGTTCGGCGACGCCGGCCAGACGTTCGACACCTGGCCGTGGCTCTCCCACGTCGCGGCCCACACCGACGAGGTCGCGCTCGGCACCGCGAGCGTCGTCCTCACGCTCCGCCACCCGCTGCACGTCGCGAAATCCGCCGCGACCGTCGACCGACTCTCGGACGGGCGGCTCGTCCTCGGCGTCGCCTCCGGTGACCGCGACCCCGAGTATCCCGCCTTCGATGTCGAGCACGACGAGCGCGGCGCGCTCTTTCGCGAGAGCGTCGAGGCCATGCGGACGGTCTGGTGCGAGGACTTCCCCGAACTCGAGGGGCGCTGGGGCTCGCTCGAGGGTGACCTCGACGTAGTTCCGAAGCCGACGGCCGAGACGATTCCCCTCCTCCCGACGGGCCACGCCCGCCAGTCCCGCGAGTGGATCGCCGAACACGGCGACGGCTGGCTGTTCTATCACCTGCCCGAGCGCACGCTCGAGGACTACGTCGCTGACTGGCGCGCGGACGCGGGCGAGAAACCCTACGCGATGGCCGTCCGCGTCGAACTGGCCGACGACCCCGAGGACGAGCCCGAGCCGCTCCATCTCGGCTATCGCGCCGGCCTCGAGTGGTTTCGGGAGTATTTCCGCGATCTCGAGGCACTCGGCGTCGACCACGTCATCGTTGGCCTCCAGAGCGACGAGCCCAAGCAGGCGCTGTCGACGTTCGCCGACGAGCTCATCGACGGACCGTAG
- a CDS encoding double zinc ribbon domain-containing protein has product MAEQTEFSCVSCETTFDPVPNGGFCPDCDTPHPDYEAPADDADEEPETEDDVADDGDDSAELEYDEDESEDEADDEPVVEDAEDEAADEPADEDDDTTDDEADASEPEADEDEANEDEANEDETDEPATVECQSCESSVDASASFCPNCGEELAEEADDEPVELEACPDCGNSVDDESFCPNCGTDLDAIREAGGVDDDAAAAEEEDETAADDGAEDESDAADDDASEDEAAEDDGAEDDGAEDDADDVPTEVTLEIDGESYTFGDGDVFGRRDEEWLADLVAASGGREEARYLSSDHLEFSAEDDGVYVTDVSTNGTALNGSAMDGSTEKLEDGDTLTLADRAEIDVTL; this is encoded by the coding sequence ATGGCAGAACAAACCGAATTCAGCTGCGTCTCGTGTGAAACGACGTTCGATCCGGTACCGAACGGCGGCTTCTGTCCGGACTGTGATACGCCACATCCGGACTACGAAGCGCCGGCCGACGACGCCGACGAGGAACCCGAGACCGAGGACGACGTCGCCGACGACGGCGACGACTCGGCCGAGTTAGAATACGACGAGGACGAAAGCGAAGACGAGGCCGACGACGAGCCCGTCGTCGAGGACGCCGAAGACGAGGCGGCAGACGAACCCGCCGACGAAGACGACGACACAACCGATGACGAGGCAGACGCGTCGGAACCCGAGGCCGACGAAGATGAGGCCAACGAAGACGAGGCCAACGAAGACGAGACCGACGAACCGGCGACGGTCGAGTGCCAGTCCTGTGAGTCGTCGGTCGACGCGTCGGCGTCGTTCTGCCCGAACTGCGGCGAGGAACTCGCCGAAGAGGCCGACGACGAGCCGGTCGAACTCGAGGCCTGCCCGGACTGTGGCAACTCGGTCGACGACGAGTCGTTCTGTCCGAACTGCGGCACGGATCTGGACGCGATCCGCGAGGCCGGCGGCGTCGACGACGATGCGGCGGCGGCTGAAGAGGAGGACGAGACGGCTGCCGACGACGGGGCGGAAGACGAGAGCGACGCGGCCGACGACGACGCGAGCGAAGACGAAGCGGCGGAAGACGACGGGGCGGAAGACGACGGGGCGGAAGACGACGCCGACGACGTTCCGACGGAAGTCACCCTCGAGATCGACGGCGAATCGTACACGTTCGGCGACGGCGACGTGTTCGGCCGGCGGGACGAGGAGTGGCTCGCCGACCTCGTCGCGGCCAGCGGCGGCCGGGAAGAGGCCCGCTACCTCTCGAGTGACCACCTCGAGTTCTCGGCCGAGGACGACGGCGTCTACGTGACCGACGTGAGTACGAACGGGACGGCGCTCAACGGGTCTGCCATGGACGGCTCCACCGAGAAACTCGAGGACGGCGACACGCTGACGCTCGCCGATCGCGCGGAGATCGACGTGACGCTGTAA